From a region of the Sinorhizobium sp. B11 genome:
- the plsY gene encoding glycerol-3-phosphate 1-O-acyltransferase PlsY, giving the protein MISDLVTWQITLPLALAAVVVGYLLGSIPFGLILTRAAGLGDVRSIGSGNIGATNVLRTGNKKLAAATLLLDALKAAAAAWIMAYFAGEEAGIIAGFFAFIGHLFPVWIGFKGGKGVATYIGTLLGVAPLMVLLFAAVWLGTAFISRYSSLSALLAMLVIPVALWILGDEKVAAIMAIMSVISYWKHKANISRLMSGTESKIGAKG; this is encoded by the coding sequence ATGATATCTGATCTTGTCACCTGGCAGATTACGCTACCTCTGGCACTTGCCGCCGTCGTGGTCGGCTACCTGCTCGGCTCCATCCCGTTCGGTCTCATCCTCACACGCGCTGCCGGCCTTGGCGACGTGCGCAGCATCGGTTCCGGCAACATCGGCGCCACGAATGTTCTGCGTACCGGCAACAAAAAGCTCGCGGCGGCGACCTTGCTGCTCGACGCGCTGAAGGCTGCCGCTGCGGCCTGGATCATGGCCTATTTCGCGGGAGAGGAAGCGGGCATCATCGCCGGTTTCTTTGCCTTCATCGGCCACCTCTTCCCGGTCTGGATCGGCTTCAAGGGCGGCAAGGGCGTCGCCACCTATATCGGCACATTGCTTGGCGTAGCACCGCTCATGGTTCTTCTCTTTGCCGCCGTCTGGCTGGGGACCGCCTTTATCAGCCGCTATTCCTCACTTTCTGCTCTGCTTGCGATGCTTGTGATTCCGGTTGCATTGTGGATATTGGGCGACGAAAAGGTTGCGGCGATCATGGCGATCATGAGCGTCATCTCCTACTGGAAGCACAAGGCCAATATCTCCCGTCTGATGAGCGGGACGGAAAGCAAGATCGGGGCTAAGGGGTAA
- a CDS encoding dihydroorotase: protein MSNLVLKNVRIVDPSRNLDEVGTIIVKDGLIVAAGKEAQNQGAPEGATVRDCTGLVATPGLVDARVHIGEPGGEHRETIASASRAAAAGGVTSIIMMPDTHPVIDDIALVEFVKKTARDTAIINVYPAAAITKGLSGEEMTEFGLLMQAGAVAFTDAHSSISDTQVLRRVMTYAREFGAVISCATRDKYLGANGVMHEGLLASWLGLSGIPKEAEVIPLERDLRIAQLTRGNYHAAMISVPESVEAIELARSRGVKVTCGVSINNLALNENDIGEYRTFFKLYPPLRSEDDRVAMADALARGAIDIIVSSHDPQDVDTKRLPFGEAEDGAVGLETMLAAALRLYHSEQVSLMRLIDAMSTRPAQIFGLDAGTLKPGAKADIALIDIEEPWLVAKDMLLSRSKNTPFEDARFSGRAIATYVAGKLVYGLQN, encoded by the coding sequence ATGAGCAATCTCGTCCTCAAGAATGTCCGCATCGTTGATCCCTCCCGAAATCTCGATGAAGTCGGCACCATCATCGTCAAGGACGGCCTGATCGTCGCAGCCGGCAAGGAGGCGCAGAACCAGGGTGCCCCCGAAGGTGCTACCGTTCGCGATTGCACCGGCCTCGTCGCCACGCCTGGCCTCGTCGACGCACGCGTCCATATCGGCGAACCGGGCGGCGAACACCGCGAGACGATCGCTTCGGCAAGCCGCGCTGCGGCAGCGGGCGGCGTGACATCCATCATCATGATGCCGGATACCCATCCCGTCATCGACGACATCGCGCTCGTCGAGTTCGTCAAGAAGACGGCGCGGGATACGGCCATAATCAACGTCTATCCGGCAGCGGCCATCACCAAGGGTCTTTCCGGCGAGGAGATGACGGAATTCGGTCTGCTGATGCAGGCGGGCGCCGTCGCCTTCACCGATGCGCATTCCAGCATCTCCGATACGCAGGTGCTACGCCGCGTGATGACCTATGCCCGCGAATTCGGCGCCGTCATTTCCTGCGCCACGCGTGACAAGTATCTTGGCGCCAACGGTGTCATGCATGAAGGCCTGCTTGCAAGCTGGCTCGGCCTCTCCGGCATTCCGAAGGAAGCGGAGGTGATCCCGCTCGAACGCGATCTGCGCATCGCCCAGCTGACGCGCGGCAATTACCATGCAGCCATGATCTCCGTCCCGGAGTCGGTCGAGGCGATCGAGCTTGCCCGCTCGCGCGGCGTCAAGGTCACCTGCGGCGTCTCGATCAACAATCTGGCGCTGAACGAGAACGACATCGGCGAGTACCGCACCTTCTTCAAGCTCTATCCGCCGTTGCGCTCCGAGGACGACCGGGTTGCCATGGCAGACGCGCTGGCGAGGGGAGCGATCGATATCATCGTGTCCTCGCACGATCCACAGGATGTCGACACCAAGCGTCTGCCCTTCGGCGAAGCGGAAGATGGCGCTGTCGGGCTCGAAACCATGCTCGCGGCGGCCTTGCGCCTGTATCACAGCGAGCAGGTCAGCCTGATGCGCCTGATCGATGCGATGTCGACGCGCCCGGCGCAGATCTTCGGTCTTGATGCCGGCACCCTGAAACCAGGCGCCAAGGCCGATATCGCTCTCATCGACATCGAGGAGCCTTGGCTTGTCGCCAAGGACATGCTTCTTTCCCGCTCGAAGAACACGCCTTTCGAGGATGCGCGATTCAGCGGGCGGGCGATTGCGACTTACGTCGCGGGCAAGCTGGTTTACGGATTGCAGAACTGA
- a CDS encoding aspartate carbamoyltransferase catalytic subunit — translation MVFFPHRHLIGIKGLTEQDITYLLDKADEAVKISRQREKKTSTLRGLTQINLFFEASTRTQASFELAGKRLGADVMNMSVGNSSVKKGETLIDTAMTLNAMRPDVLIIRHSSAGAAALLAQKVSCSVVNAGDGQHEHPTQALLDALTIRRAKGRLSRIIVAICGDVLHSRVARSNILLLNAMGARVRVVAPATLLPAGIAEMGVEVFHSMKEGLKDADVVMMLRLQRERMSGAFVPSVREYYHFYGLDAETLKAAKEDALVMHPGPMNRGVEIASEVADGPQSVIAEQVEMGVAVRMAVMETLLVSQNQGPRTDGVGA, via the coding sequence ATGGTCTTTTTCCCCCACCGCCACCTCATTGGCATCAAGGGCCTCACCGAGCAGGATATTACCTATCTTCTCGACAAGGCTGACGAAGCCGTCAAGATCAGCCGACAGAGAGAGAAAAAGACGTCGACCCTTCGGGGACTGACGCAGATCAACCTCTTCTTCGAGGCATCGACACGAACGCAAGCCTCCTTTGAACTCGCAGGCAAGCGCCTCGGCGCCGACGTGATGAACATGTCGGTCGGCAATTCCTCTGTGAAGAAGGGCGAGACGCTGATCGACACGGCGATGACGCTGAACGCGATGCGGCCGGACGTCCTGATCATCCGCCACTCCAGCGCCGGTGCCGCAGCGCTTCTCGCTCAGAAGGTTTCCTGCTCCGTCGTCAATGCCGGCGATGGCCAGCACGAGCACCCGACACAGGCGCTGCTCGACGCGCTGACGATCCGCCGCGCAAAAGGCCGGCTGTCGCGTATCATCGTGGCAATCTGCGGCGACGTCCTGCATTCACGCGTGGCGCGCTCCAACATCCTGCTTCTGAACGCCATGGGCGCCAGGGTGCGTGTTGTCGCTCCTGCCACCCTTCTGCCGGCCGGCATTGCGGAAATGGGCGTCGAAGTCTTTCATTCGATGAAGGAAGGGCTGAAGGACGCGGATGTGGTGATGATGCTGCGGCTGCAGCGCGAGCGCATGTCCGGCGCCTTCGTGCCGTCGGTGCGCGAATATTATCACTTCTACGGCCTCGACGCGGAAACGCTGAAGGCGGCGAAGGAAGATGCGCTCGTCATGCATCCAGGACCGATGAACCGCGGCGTGGAAATCGCCTCCGAAGTCGCGGACGGCCCGCAGAGCGTGATTGCCGAACAGGTGGAAATGGGGGTCGCGGTACGCATGGCCGTCATGGAGACGCTGCTGGTTTCCCAGAACCAGGGACCCCGCACCGATGGAGTGGGCGCATGA
- a CDS encoding acyl-CoA dehydrogenase family protein, which translates to MTSANRTEDKLAELNQPSLWSGINAYRSDPLIVDLTATLPRTIREDLENMGRFVTSPEAQELARMANQGTPQLRTHGPRGERLDIVEFHPAWHALMRRSMASGLHSSVWDPQADTEAKDQAHHIRAARFYLTAQLESGHLCPLTMTSASVAALSASPAVQKDWAPKILSRKYDSSNRPAMQKSAVTIGMGMTEKQGGTDVRANKTAAEKVSEGIYRLSGHKWFMSAPMSDAFIMLAQTKEGMGCFLVPRLLEDGSANGLQFQRLKDKVGNRSNASSEVEFTDTFGFLLGGPDAGIRTILDMVTLTRLDCALASSGIMRASLAEAVHHTRGRSVFGKMLVNQPIMTRVLADMALDVAAATALSFRLADAFDKARGNAEDAAYARVMTPVAKYWCCKIAPSLIYEAMECIGGSGYIEERPIARHYREAPVNAIWEGSGNVMALDVLRVLNRGKDLFETVFAGFARDLGPAGKKTIDVLRAAIALCEQDEGAARLLVEQLALVAGAAELYRLGAGRIADAFIETRLAGGWRSTYGMLDSRFDASYIVDLLYPPAA; encoded by the coding sequence ATGACCTCCGCAAACCGGACTGAAGACAAACTCGCCGAACTCAACCAGCCAAGCCTCTGGTCGGGAATCAATGCCTATAGATCCGATCCGCTGATCGTCGATCTGACTGCCACGCTGCCGCGCACCATCCGTGAAGACCTTGAAAACATGGGTCGTTTCGTGACCTCGCCGGAAGCGCAGGAGCTGGCGCGCATGGCAAACCAGGGCACGCCGCAGCTGCGCACCCATGGCCCGCGCGGCGAACGTCTTGATATCGTCGAATTCCACCCCGCCTGGCATGCGCTGATGCGCCGTTCCATGGCATCCGGCCTGCATTCTTCCGTCTGGGATCCGCAGGCCGATACGGAGGCCAAGGATCAGGCCCACCATATTCGCGCAGCCCGTTTCTACCTGACGGCGCAGCTTGAATCCGGCCATCTTTGCCCGTTGACGATGACGAGCGCATCCGTTGCCGCTCTCTCGGCCTCGCCTGCGGTGCAGAAGGACTGGGCGCCCAAGATCCTGTCGCGCAAATATGACTCGTCGAACCGTCCGGCCATGCAGAAGTCCGCCGTGACGATCGGCATGGGCATGACGGAGAAACAGGGCGGTACGGATGTTCGCGCCAACAAGACCGCCGCGGAAAAAGTGAGCGAAGGCATTTACCGGCTCTCCGGCCATAAATGGTTCATGTCCGCGCCGATGAGCGACGCCTTCATCATGCTGGCGCAGACCAAGGAGGGCATGGGCTGCTTCCTGGTGCCGCGGCTGCTGGAAGATGGTTCCGCCAACGGCCTGCAATTCCAGCGCCTGAAGGACAAGGTCGGCAACCGCTCGAATGCTTCGTCCGAAGTGGAGTTCACCGATACGTTCGGTTTCCTGCTCGGCGGTCCTGATGCCGGCATCCGTACCATCCTCGATATGGTGACGCTGACGCGGCTCGATTGCGCGCTTGCCTCCTCGGGCATCATGCGCGCATCGCTGGCCGAAGCCGTGCATCACACCCGCGGCCGCAGCGTTTTTGGCAAGATGCTGGTCAATCAGCCGATCATGACGCGGGTGCTCGCCGACATGGCGCTCGATGTTGCCGCCGCAACGGCTCTTTCCTTCCGCCTGGCCGATGCCTTCGACAAGGCGCGCGGCAATGCCGAAGATGCCGCCTATGCCCGCGTCATGACACCGGTCGCCAAATACTGGTGCTGCAAGATTGCCCCGTCGTTGATCTACGAGGCGATGGAATGCATCGGCGGCAGCGGTTACATCGAAGAACGCCCGATCGCCCGCCACTACCGCGAAGCGCCGGTCAATGCGATCTGGGAAGGTTCGGGCAACGTCATGGCGCTCGATGTGCTGCGTGTGCTGAACCGCGGCAAGGATCTGTTCGAGACGGTGTTTGCAGGTTTTGCGCGCGATCTTGGACCGGCCGGAAAGAAGACGATCGATGTGCTGCGCGCCGCGATCGCGCTTTGCGAACAGGATGAGGGCGCTGCCCGCCTGCTCGTCGAGCAGCTGGCGCTCGTTGCCGGCGCCGCCGAGCTCTATCGGCTCGGAGCAGGGCGCATTGCCGACGCGTTCATCGAGACCCGTCTGGCGGGCGGCTGGCGCTCGACCTACGGCATGCTCGATTCCCGTTTCGACGCCAGCTACATCGTCGATCTGCTTTACCCGCCAGCGGCTTGA
- a CDS encoding GNAT family N-acetyltransferase produces the protein MQVFRNARRDDLDQIYGISLATGNGGQDASHLYRDGRLIGHIYSAPYVVLNPQATLVAEDEIGIAGYIVGTYDTAAFETRLERDWWPALRDQHADPVGDPSGWTADERRSFAIHHPRTMWAEVVTAYPAHIHMNLMPRLQGQGVGSRLLEHWISEARQAGVRGIHLGVNADNQGGLRFWSSRGFERLLPPLVPASEASVWFGRTL, from the coding sequence ATACAGGTGTTTCGGAACGCACGGCGGGACGATCTCGATCAGATCTACGGCATTTCGCTTGCGACCGGCAATGGCGGTCAGGATGCGAGCCACCTCTACCGCGACGGCCGCCTGATCGGCCATATCTATTCTGCGCCCTATGTCGTGCTCAACCCGCAAGCGACCCTCGTTGCGGAGGATGAGATCGGAATCGCCGGCTACATCGTCGGCACCTACGATACAGCCGCCTTCGAAACGCGCCTTGAACGCGACTGGTGGCCGGCGCTGCGCGATCAACATGCCGATCCGGTCGGCGATCCCTCCGGATGGACGGCGGACGAGCGCCGCAGCTTTGCGATCCATCATCCACGCACCATGTGGGCTGAGGTCGTCACGGCCTACCCGGCCCATATTCACATGAACCTGATGCCACGCCTGCAGGGGCAGGGTGTCGGAAGCCGTCTTCTGGAGCATTGGATATCTGAAGCGCGTCAGGCAGGTGTGCGCGGCATTCACCTCGGCGTCAATGCCGACAACCAGGGCGGCCTGCGCTTCTGGTCCTCCCGCGGCTTCGAGCGTCTGCTCCCGCCGCTCGTTCCGGCATCGGAAGCCTCTGTCTGGTTCGGCCGCACGCTCTAA
- a CDS encoding ribonuclease E/G, whose translation MADKMLIDASHEEETRVVVVRGNRIEEFDFESQHKKQIRGNIYLAKVTRVEPSLQAAFVDYGGNRHGFLAFAEIHPDYYQIPLADRQALLRAEAEEHRRDEDVEHVETAPLVDLSTQDQPDIGIVPVEQPEAVAAEEVAAPVEEAAPVAEEAPAKKPRARRSRKKAAEPVAEEAAAPEASVADNDDEGSTGGEMAAMVETDTISEDVDVSKRRHDDDDDDDDHGEEEVIESVGAEDAMEEVPDRVQRKPRKQYRIQEVIKRRQILLVQVAKEERGNKGAALTTYLSLAGRYSVLMPNTARGGGISRKITNPQDRKRLKEIARMLEVPQGMGVILRTAGANRTKVEVKRDFEYLMRLWENVRTLTLASTAPCLVYEEGSLIKRSIRDLYNKDIGEIIVSGEEGYREAKDFMKMLMPSHAKVVQPYRDLHPIFSRSGIEAQLDRMLQPQVTLKSGGYLIMNQTEALVSIDVNSGRSTREHSIEDTALQTNLEAADEVARQLRLRDLAGLIVIDFIDMEEKRNNRAVEKKLKECLKNDRARIQVGRISHFGLLEMSRQRIRASVLESTTQVCSHCGGTGHVRSQSSVALHVLRGVEEYLLKNTTHNITVRTTPDIALYLLNHKRQTIVDYEARFGVAIIIDADGSVGAQHFAIDRGEPVENPVKIESLFNFAAIPDDDDDDVVIEHDEEEDEELEEKPAAAERPAARAEAEGEGGRKRKRRRRRRGRNGNAEQQVAADAVSGEADDGDEGEDEGSEGDSDAAEGAAEDRAEGDDSQRRKRRRRGKRGGRRNRGEEGAETSAASEGGDADEGDDTAAEESAETEAEVIEVATIDVVDAQPAMAAIEGSESVAEEVKPARGRGRGRRKADAAPSPVEEPVIEAAAVEAEAEPEVTEASADLAEPVQEEAKPARANRGSNISSSEPTVTSNRTDNGEAEGEGKPKKAGWWQRRGFF comes from the coding sequence ATGGCAGACAAAATGCTTATCGATGCGTCTCACGAGGAAGAGACGCGCGTCGTTGTCGTTCGCGGGAACCGCATAGAAGAATTTGACTTCGAGTCGCAGCACAAGAAGCAAATCCGCGGCAACATCTATCTTGCAAAGGTAACGAGGGTCGAACCCTCGCTGCAGGCAGCCTTCGTCGATTACGGCGGCAACAGGCACGGCTTCCTGGCCTTCGCCGAAATCCACCCTGATTATTATCAGATACCGCTGGCCGATCGCCAGGCCCTGCTTCGCGCCGAAGCGGAGGAGCATCGCCGCGACGAGGATGTCGAGCATGTCGAGACTGCCCCGCTCGTCGATCTCTCGACGCAGGATCAGCCCGATATCGGCATCGTTCCGGTCGAGCAGCCCGAGGCAGTTGCTGCAGAAGAAGTAGCTGCGCCCGTCGAAGAGGCTGCACCCGTCGCCGAAGAAGCGCCGGCCAAGAAGCCCCGCGCCCGCCGCAGCCGCAAGAAGGCAGCCGAGCCGGTTGCAGAAGAAGCAGCGGCGCCGGAAGCATCGGTCGCCGACAACGATGACGAAGGTTCGACCGGCGGCGAGATGGCCGCGATGGTTGAAACGGACACCATCTCTGAGGATGTCGACGTTTCCAAGCGTCGTCATGACGACGACGATGATGACGACGACCATGGCGAAGAGGAAGTCATCGAATCCGTCGGCGCCGAAGACGCGATGGAAGAGGTTCCGGATCGTGTTCAGCGCAAGCCGCGCAAGCAATACCGCATCCAGGAAGTCATCAAGCGCCGCCAGATCCTGCTGGTGCAGGTCGCCAAGGAAGAGCGCGGCAACAAGGGTGCTGCCCTCACCACCTATCTCTCGCTCGCAGGCCGCTATTCGGTCCTGATGCCGAACACGGCGCGCGGCGGCGGCATTTCCCGAAAGATCACCAACCCGCAGGACCGCAAGCGGCTGAAGGAAATCGCCCGCATGCTGGAAGTGCCGCAGGGCATGGGTGTGATCCTGCGAACGGCCGGTGCCAACCGTACCAAGGTCGAGGTCAAGCGCGACTTCGAATATCTGATGCGCCTGTGGGAGAACGTCCGCACGCTGACGCTCGCCTCCACGGCTCCCTGCCTCGTCTACGAGGAAGGCTCGCTCATCAAGCGCTCGATCCGTGACCTCTACAACAAGGATATCGGTGAAATCATCGTCTCCGGCGAAGAAGGCTATCGCGAAGCGAAAGACTTCATGAAGATGCTGATGCCGAGCCACGCCAAGGTGGTTCAGCCCTATCGCGATCTCCACCCGATCTTCTCGCGCTCCGGCATCGAGGCGCAGCTCGACCGTATGCTGCAGCCGCAGGTGACGCTGAAGTCCGGCGGCTACCTGATCATGAACCAGACGGAAGCGCTGGTTTCGATCGACGTCAACTCCGGCCGTTCGACCCGCGAACACTCGATCGAGGACACCGCCCTCCAGACGAACCTCGAAGCAGCGGACGAAGTCGCCCGCCAGCTTCGTCTGCGCGACCTGGCCGGTCTCATCGTCATCGACTTCATCGACATGGAAGAGAAGCGCAACAACCGCGCTGTCGAGAAGAAGCTGAAGGAATGCCTGAAGAACGACCGCGCCCGCATCCAGGTCGGCCGTATCTCGCATTTCGGGCTTCTGGAAATGTCGCGCCAGCGCATCCGCGCTTCCGTTCTTGAATCCACGACGCAGGTCTGCTCGCATTGCGGCGGCACCGGCCACGTTCGTTCGCAGTCTTCCGTTGCGCTGCATGTGCTGCGCGGCGTCGAGGAATATCTGCTCAAGAACACGACGCACAATATCACCGTTCGCACGACGCCCGATATCGCGCTCTACCTGCTCAACCACAAGCGCCAGACGATCGTCGATTATGAAGCCCGCTTCGGTGTGGCAATCATCATCGATGCGGATGGCTCGGTCGGCGCGCAGCATTTCGCGATCGATCGCGGCGAGCCGGTCGAAAACCCGGTCAAGATCGAAAGCCTCTTCAACTTCGCAGCCATCCCCGATGACGATGATGACGATGTCGTTATCGAGCATGACGAGGAGGAAGACGAAGAGTTGGAAGAAAAGCCTGCCGCCGCCGAACGTCCTGCTGCCCGTGCAGAGGCCGAAGGCGAAGGTGGACGCAAGCGCAAGCGCCGCCGCCGTCGTCGCGGCCGCAACGGCAATGCCGAGCAGCAGGTTGCTGCAGATGCAGTTTCCGGCGAAGCTGACGATGGCGATGAGGGCGAGGACGAAGGCAGCGAGGGCGACAGTGATGCCGCCGAAGGTGCTGCGGAGGACCGCGCCGAAGGTGACGACTCCCAGCGCCGCAAGCGCCGCCGTCGCGGCAAGCGTGGCGGTCGTCGCAACCGCGGCGAGGAAGGCGCGGAGACGAGCGCTGCTTCCGAGGGCGGCGATGCCGACGAAGGCGATGACACCGCAGCCGAGGAAAGCGCGGAGACCGAAGCCGAAGTAATCGAAGTCGCTACGATCGACGTTGTCGATGCTCAGCCGGCCATGGCGGCTATCGAAGGCAGCGAGAGCGTTGCCGAAGAGGTCAAGCCGGCACGCGGACGGGGCCGCGGCCGCCGCAAGGCTGATGCTGCGCCTTCGCCGGTCGAGGAGCCTGTGATCGAAGCGGCGGCTGTGGAAGCAGAAGCCGAGCCGGAAGTGACGGAAGCATCTGCAGATCTTGCCGAACCTGTTCAGGAAGAGGCCAAGCCGGCTCGCGCTAACCGCGGATCCAATATCTCGTCTTCTGAGCCGACGGTCACCTCGAACCGCACCGATAACGGTGAAGCCGAAGGTGAAGGCAAGCCGAAGAAGGCAGGCTGGTGGCAGCGCCGCGGCTTCTTCTGA
- a CDS encoding N-acetylmuramoyl-L-alanine amidase, translated as MFKRFRIAAKVSAGRKLGFAAGLFGFAVLCAVPGSAADAKNPLLAYGARIVGDDARTRIVIDFDREPRFSVHYIANPERIVVDLPATAFGFPAKDLEARGLFKDIRYGAMDEGSARIVLTAARPVQLALAKVQTDESGNGHRLVLDAEMIDKQKFAELVKTQSWSDKADAAETTSAIPQPEMAAPGDFVIAVDAGHGGIDTGAIGVDTKTEEKQVTLAFAKALADRLNKEPGIKAFLTRDDDEFLSLSQRVLIARQNHAGLFISLHADTLKQKDIRGATVYTISDKASDKLAADLAERENLSDQIAGKETTAEPPEVADILLDLTRRETQAFSISLAESVLASFKDQVGTINNPHRHAGFRVLQAPDVPSILLELGFLSNVEDEKRLLDDAWRLKMADLLADAVKRYRTGLMANGG; from the coding sequence TTGTTTAAGAGGTTTCGGATCGCGGCGAAGGTGTCCGCAGGGCGAAAATTGGGTTTTGCAGCGGGGCTTTTCGGCTTCGCAGTGCTTTGCGCGGTTCCTGGAAGTGCCGCCGACGCGAAGAATCCCTTGCTGGCCTACGGAGCGCGTATCGTCGGCGACGATGCCAGAACCCGCATCGTCATCGATTTCGACCGCGAGCCCCGTTTTTCCGTGCATTATATCGCCAATCCTGAGCGCATCGTCGTCGACCTGCCGGCAACCGCTTTCGGCTTTCCGGCCAAAGATCTCGAGGCGCGCGGCCTCTTCAAGGACATCCGTTATGGCGCGATGGATGAAGGCAGCGCCCGCATCGTGTTGACGGCGGCACGTCCGGTCCAACTCGCCCTTGCCAAGGTGCAGACGGATGAGAGCGGCAATGGTCACAGGCTCGTTCTCGATGCCGAAATGATCGACAAGCAGAAATTCGCCGAGCTTGTTAAGACCCAGTCCTGGAGCGACAAGGCGGATGCGGCGGAGACGACGAGTGCCATTCCCCAGCCGGAAATGGCTGCACCCGGTGATTTCGTCATCGCCGTCGATGCCGGGCACGGCGGCATCGACACCGGCGCCATCGGCGTCGATACGAAGACAGAGGAAAAGCAGGTGACGCTTGCCTTCGCCAAGGCGCTGGCTGATCGCCTGAACAAGGAGCCGGGCATCAAGGCTTTCCTGACGCGCGACGACGACGAATTCCTGTCGCTCTCGCAGCGCGTGCTGATTGCCCGGCAGAACCATGCGGGCCTTTTCATTTCGCTGCACGCAGATACGCTGAAGCAGAAGGATATTCGCGGCGCGACGGTCTACACGATTTCAGACAAGGCTTCGGACAAGCTCGCCGCCGATCTTGCCGAACGCGAAAACCTGTCGGACCAGATCGCCGGCAAGGAAACGACCGCCGAACCGCCTGAGGTCGCCGATATTCTGCTGGACCTGACGCGGCGCGAGACGCAGGCCTTTTCGATTTCGCTCGCCGAAAGCGTGCTTGCCTCTTTCAAGGATCAGGTTGGCACGATCAACAATCCACACCGTCACGCGGGCTTCCGGGTGCTGCAGGCGCCGGACGTTCCATCGATCCTGCTCGAGCTCGGCTTCCTCTCCAATGTCGAAGACGAAAAACGCCTGCTCGATGATGCCTGGCGGTTGAAGATGGCCGATCTCCTGGCCGATGCGGTGAAGCGCTACCGCACGGGCCTGATGGCGAATGGCGGGTAA